The DNA window CTAATATGTAAGAGTCAGCTTGTTTACAGGGAATTTTTGTGGTCTTTTGAATTATACACTGTAGTCTGTTGGCCAGTACAGTGATGTATGTCACATTCTTGATGGTAAAATCATTAATAATCATTAGTACTTTAGTACATCTGTAATGAGTAGATCTGTTGTATGtagttagggggggggggggttaccacCAATCACCCCTGTGCACTGTGACGTCtgtattttcatggtatttctAGAGGAGGTGTACATAGAAATTGCTGTGTTTACCAAGCACTTAATATAAACAGTAACGAACATTTATGGTCACAAATCTCAACcttttcttaaagaaaaaattatccTATGCTTGCattcaaatgtatatattttttgcctTTTAAATGGCACTTAGGAAAAAACCCATTTACCATACTCTTTTTCACCAtatcatttaatgaatttattcaaaaaaaatGCTGTCTCATAATTCTTGGATTAAGATACTAGTACACTTAAAATCTTAGGGGAAAAACACTATATGAAAGGATTCTTTAACTTCTACATTGCCTACTGTTCTTTGAAAGGGGTcactgaaaatatatatttcaaattggtttgtttttaattaattacattaaatACAGAAGgtttattcaaaagtgttaGTTTTGTTCATCTCTTGTTTGCAAAGGATTAAGAAGTAGTTCTTGATGCACAAAAACAATTTCCTAAATGTGGAATGGAAAGCAAAAGTTAGTTTATACTAAAATTAATCAAAGCTCCATTTTCAATGAACAGAAGTTTTccagttaatacatgtaccaaaaattaatttaaagctttattttttataaacaaaacttttcAAGTATTATTCAGATATTTATGCTATggtatgttaatgtttttaaaccTTTACACTAGTTTATGAATTTTGTAGAACGgttttgatgtttaaaaatgGAGGATAAGTGTCAATTGAAgtgacaatttaaaatattgattagttAAACTCAACCTATGAAATGGCCACTTATTTGGGCTAAGCCTATTACTCGCTGCCATATTTGCATTCCAGATTATTAGTTATAAGATTATGGAGTAGCGACATTCATGTATTGGAATGAACTTATCTACTCTAAATTTCATTACTTATATAAGATTTCTGTGTCGATACAATGTCACAATGAAGCGTCTGTCtctaatgttcttttttttttttttttttttacaacattatatgtataaaaGGTGCTCAATTCCATGAGGGGGGATTTCAATTTCAGAGGAgtgaaatgtaaaatgaaaattgggTTTATGAGTTTTCTCACATGATAGATCTTTGAAAATGAGTACCATTCATaagtacaaatataaaattgGGGATTAAGTGTATGTTTAACATTGAacccaacttttatttgcatatTTCTCAATGAGTGCTAATATTGGATCTGTAGATTACAAGATCTGTATGTGAAACCCTTTGGTTCATTTTATTTACCATAAATGATCAAATAGAATCGTATGTACTCTCAATTATTTTTACAGTGCCCTGTACAAAGCTTAATTTCCAAATAAAGTAGCAAGCATTTGAAAGTAGTACCAGGTAGAACCTTAAGTTGAAttgcaaaattaaatttcattgaaaacataGTGAATTCACATTAACCGTATGGAACATGCAGTTATCTAGTTATAAATGGCTCTGTACTTGGTTGACACTAAAATAATGCTTTGTAATGCTGGAAGTAAGGACGAGCCAAATAGATCATAAACAGTTCTACCCCGGCCACGAACAGATTAAAGAGATTGATACGCCATAAATTGATCAGTTTCTGGGAGACAATAGAGCAAGCTCATTTGAAATAGCTAACAAACCTTTTTACAGAAGTGCatcatttggtttttttaaggttttctaGTTTTAGTCCATTAATTTCTTTCAGTGAAATTCAAGTTGGTTTAATTTGATTGACTTTGTTACCCAAACTTGTTTTAGCTAAAGTAtagtttttttgtaattttagtaaTTCATTGTTTCCATTATTGgtaaaaattaagaattaatgTAAAAGTCAAGTTGATGGTAAATAATCATCGGCTACTCTCGACCACTGAGAATGTGATAGTTGAGTGTTTTAAGATGTTTTTATGATGAGTAGATGAGTTTATCAAAAtcctgcattttttttttagctaacaAAAAAGaaccttttaaaagaaaaatggaaaattcatCTATAAAGCAACATTTAttctatgaaataaaatttctgaGCTGTTTGCTTATGCATGGTCATCAATATCGTTCAATTCCCTCACTTTTCTGATCTTAACTTTTTTAGCTTGATTCTGAATGTGACGGtatatttaaaatcataataagCCTGTACGGCTGACAAATACTTTTGTCACAGGGGATCATAGCTAGCATAAAAAAGGTGTATAATATAACCTAGCCATAGAAAGTTTAAACACTCCAAAACAAGATCTCCtttcaagtttttgtttcaaagaatttaaaatGTCAATTAGAAGCACCAAATTTCTTTGAATGGGCTTATAGAATTTAACACAAGACAAAGGATGCATTGTTCTGAATAAGACCCTGAAAAGAGATAGCATATTCCTGACTGTATTGAATAGATCTTGTGTTTTGACCTCCACCTTTTGATTGGCACTGTTACTATGATGTTTATTTTACTCATAGATTTTCAATTATAGCTAGCAAGGCAATGATTTATTTATGGATGTAAATACAAGCTGAAGAATTGACCGCAATTTTGTAAAGAAGGTTATTAATTATGTAACTTATGTGTCATTTGGTCAGATTCAATATCACTCTAAAACAAATAGAGTGCAGTCGATAAATGAGTGTCAGATGTTGTGCACACTGTGCTGTGTTGACACATAACATATCTGTTGTCTGTCAAACAAATCTGTGTGCCACAAGACAAATGGATACATTCAATATAGATTCAGTCTTAGAATTGTAGAGGAAAAActttaaattcagaaaaaaaactttcatttttctaaGGGAgagacaatatttatttattaaatagtaGCAAGCACCTGAATTAGGGACAAACATAGACAATATGAGCTTGTCACTGACACTCAGGACTTGCTGAAATAAATCATTAGGTATTGATTTTCCACAAGGCCCCTCTACAGCTTGGTAAATATAGGTGTTAGTATTTACCAGATAAAAGCTATTGTTGGAGAGACTTATTGAAGAATAATGCTTTGCCCGCTGATAAGTAATGCTTGTCAAAGACCCAATGTAGCGACACACAAATATTTTAACAACCCTTTATCACCCCACTATAACACATTGCCAAAGTTTCCAAACATGAAATATTTAGGTTTAGCAGCAAAAGAATGTATAAAGAAGATATTAGATCAATAAAAATGAGTGATAAACCTGAGCTAGTAACCTACATAATTTATATTGTAACGTAATATGTCATAGAATCTCTATGTCACGATTGATACTAGAATTGAATagtgatttttcttaaaaaagttattaaagCATAATTTTAAATGACGTagatagcttttttttttttgttataacacTTTTTCATATACCGattcaattaatatttttatcaggggaataaatgattgataaagtgctgcaaatataatttttaagtatgatattgattataatggacagaatgtaaaaaaaaaaggtgtggTTGTTTTGTTTAGAACATGATTAGAGAgtgagagacagacagacagacagacagacagacaaaaagAGAGAGTGCTTTGATCCCCTTCTTACTTGATTATCTCTCCAAATTGAATACAGTTTTTTAatagcatttaatttttttttttattgaagtattattctttaatatttaacatatctGTATAACTGTATCTTTTCTTTTCTCTTTAGGATATACTACATATGTTTGACAAACTGTAAATATGACGTTGGTAAGTATGCTGAACATACAATAATTctattaaatagatataatCTCCATTCTGCTAGTTGATTCATACACCAACCATTCAATAAAGTGAAAttgtaatatgtatatatgcAATTGTATAGTTATCAAGTTTTCTCTAATTTTGACCTTCAATAGTTAATGTTTGTCTGGTTACATATATAACTTAGATATCAATCTGTTTAATCGAGTGGCATGATACTGTAAGCTTGTCTTTAATTTGTGTACAGTGAGGCGCGTTTCCCGTAAGTTTGGGTTTAAGGAGGTGTCTGATGACGAGGACTGGACCCTGTACTGGACCGACTACTCCGTGGCCCTGGAGCGGGTCATGGAGATGAAGAAGTACCAGGTACTTACACCACAGTACTCAGTATTCATTACATATCTCTTGCAAGTTCGTAGAGAAGAATGTTTTCTGATAAACTTCTTCAACAGATGTAATGTATGcaatatgtaataaataataattcaaacaaGACACGACTTGCAAATTGTCttttgtaaaatccaaaaagtGATGCTAAGTTTGATAATGTTCTCATtgtgaatatatttaattattttgtgtattttcagaaaattaacCACTTCCCAGGAATGAGTGAAATATGTCGGAAGGATCTGCTGGCCAGAAACTTGAATCGAATGAATAAAATGTTCCCAAAGGAGTACAATATCTTCCCCAAAACTTGGTGCCTTCCTGCTGAGTGAGTTCTGGCAGACAGACTGTTATTCATACTGTTGTTCATTGTGTTGTTCATAGTTCAATGAATGAATCTGGTACATggtaaatgttttcatttttcaaacctTTCTTTTGTAGCTATGGTGACTTCTTAGCCTATACAAGACAGAAGAAGAACAAAACCTACATCTTGAAGCCGGAGACGGGCTGTCAGGGGAGAGGAATCTGGGTCACACGGAACCCCAAAGAAATCAAACCTCACGAACACATGATCTGTCAACAGTACATGGCCAAAGTGAGTGTTTGTAGACTGGATGTCTTGTTAATTCTTTGTCACACATCTTAGATTGATCATGTGTGAATATAAACACCATTcatgtaaatacatatatatatataaagaaataagaTGAATCAACTCtagaataaaaatagaaatacgGATTGGTTTAGATGCAGATGGGTCTTATTTATCTATTTCTTTATTTCAGCCATTTCTGATTGACGGTTTTAAGTTTGATTTGAGAATCTACACATTAGTGACTTCCTGTGATCCACTTAGAATATTCCTCTTCAAAGATGGACTGGCCAGGTTTGCCACCAATAAATACATTGAGCCCACGCATAACAATGTGGTAAGTAACATTTACTGAGGAAGGGCAAAGACCTCCATGTGTGgaattaacgaggccgggtctaattagttctgccctagattttttaatgaatttttttacctgaatttctattgatataattattattttaagattaaaaaataagacatttaccacaccgtttgtttagggggtcatctcaaagtttgttaatcttaaacataggaccctatgggatttcgcttgaaatgtatcaattttgcacattttttaaaacttctgccctagggatttctttttctgttctacatattaaagttattgctaaaaggcatcaaatggtcaaataaaaaaaaccttttacctcctggtttgttccaggggtcttatcaaagttgatttttgtatgcccaatttcccagattggtcagataatggctaatttttatttgacaaaggtggaaaaggtgatctttatagtattattaaagcattcagacatatttaagtaataaaaaaatatataacatcacatattaagggtcattaatataaaatacatggttactgtcttgaaatatacgaattaagctatatttaggcgggttaagaaaacgtgacagagggttaggcctgctgaaccctcttcacgttttcaacccgagcccaaatatagcttatacttcgagacagttatgtttattccacattATAACATTAATTCTACACATtaaacgagccattttcaacaaatttcgctgaatatctgcagttgaaactatcacgccatggcgtcaaccaagcaaaaagatgacgtcacaatacaaatgaaacgctgcgcgaaagcgtgcgtactcgttctgtactcggcctcgttaatatgagtctatttttaaatgatttgaaaaacatTCTACCGGTAATAAGCAGCTGACAAATtccattgttttcttttttaatttctggtACACatgttgattttcatttttttttttttttgcaggatAATGTATTTATGCATTTAACAAACTATGCCATTAACAAACACAGTGAAGACTTTATTCGAGATGATGAAGCAGGAAGTAAAAGGTACAGTGCAAGAAAAGTGTTTTTGAGTGTCAGAATTTTTCATGATCTCTATCATATTCTTTCAATACTTGTAAACTTGAGAATTAAGATAACTTTATTTTTACAGGAGAATTAGTACAATAAATAGATATCTCAGGGACAAGGGCTATGATGTGGACAAAATGTGGGCAGACATTGATGATGTCATCATCAAGACATTGATCTCAGCTCACTCCATCCTAAAACACAACTACCGCACATGTTTCCCTAACCACGTCAAAGGCAGTGCATGTTTTGAGATCTTAGGGTTCGACGTCCTCTTAGATCGCAAACTCAGACCTCAAGTGTTAGAGGTAGGAAGAACCATTATGCACTCTTATTCTCTCTTTGTACTGTGCAGACAACAGTATTTCCACTGTTGTGTATTGACTagacatttaaaagaaatttctgATATTGGCAAACATGTTTGAGTTGGAACATATTAAGAAAATGAACATGCCTGTTTGCAGGAATTATGCAGAATTCAAATATTGActgtttatgtaatattttgataaatgtatCCAGAGATTTGATTGTTCAATATGTGTTGaggttttatttgaatattacagGTGAATCACTCCCCAAGTTTTAATACAGACTCTGAGCTGGATCGAGAAATAAAAGGTGCTCTTGTGTGGGACTCTCTAAACTTAGTCAATTTTGGTGCTTGTGATAGACGAAAGTGTATAGAAGAAGAAAAACGGAGAATTAAAGACCGACTACTTGGGAGAGGGGTCAAAAAGGAAACAAGGTTAGTCCACTTATAAGCAGAAATAAGTGATGAAAAGTGTGTACAGGTGCATATAGGTGAGGTTGGTCAAGatgaaatttattgaaatacattttgGTTGTCaatttaaatgttgtttttttttccaattttttttctttttctgaattCAGGGTAATTGAGTATCAGACCTGAAATAGTGATATTACTCAAATattcaatgatacatgtattttgaaaattgtagaGAGGAATTAGAAATTGCTCAGGCCCAGTACTTAGAAGTTCTGGAGAGGTATGAGAACAATCATCTAGGTAACTTCCGTCGGATCTACCCCAACCCAGGGTACGAGAAATATGAGAAGTTCTTCCATAGCAGTGGCAGTCTCTTCCAGGAGACGGCAGCCTTCAAAGCCAGGAGTGAAATGGCTAGGTAAGAAAGCACTTACTTCATCATTGTTTGAGGTCCATTGGGTTATAGGCTTGCAGTTATTTTTTATGGTCATCTCCATCACACTACGTCTTTTTTCAACATTGTAGACAACAGAGAGATGAAATAGctcgaaaaaaagagaaaatggaGTCAATGTTAAAGGGGAAGAGGAATTCATCGACAGGGCTACGGCCCGAAAGTCCGAGCAGTAGGCGGAAGAGATCCATTAAGCGAGCTATCGTGCCTACACGCAGATTGACGAACGCTCGGGGAAACATGGAGGTGGGTACTTGTTCATGCATGGCTTTTTAACAATAATGTACACAAAATCACTTTGGTAATTTTGTTCAAAGATACTCATTACAAACAACACAGTCTAATTTTAATGTGATTTTAACAGTTTAGCTTGAAATATCGGTCAAATTAGTAGAATGTAGAATTGTTTTCCTACTTTGATTTGGGTTTAGGATAACTTGCAAAAACAAAATCAGATTTAACTCACTAAGAAGTAAATATagttataaattttaatgaatggTTTTAACAGGTGTGTTTAAAATTTCCATTGGTTAATCGGCCCGATTCACAGGTAGCTATTGCTGGTTTTCTCTCACTGATATTAACCTTGGTCCATTTGAACTGTTTTACATCCTGGGTGTTTCGTTTTGCAGCAACTGAATGTTGCtttgtgaaaaataaaagccaatTGCTGAAAAGTAAATTGTTAAGCATTATACTTGTATTATACTGTTCATTAGAGAAGTAAACTGAAAAATTACACAgaacagattaaaaaaaaacccactatgttcattgacaaatttaaaagaaaaaattgatataatttattcatAATGAATTTCTCTATGGGTATTAACTTTAAAGCTGAATATTGTACATGCATTTGTTTAAACTGTTGCCCTCTGTATGTTTTCCCAATAATTGTACGTGTCACTGGTTAGTTTTACTGAGAAGTAGGTGTATAATCTTCAACAGGTGTTTCTAAATTTTCCACTGCATACTCGTGACCAGGTATAGTGCTCACGTCATCACTAACCGTGTCAGTTCTTCATGGCTGAGTGATTTGTGTTCCGATTAACCACCACGTTGTCCTAAGATTGCAAGATTTGTTACAGATTATCCAAATGTTTGGGTTTTCTGATTGTGTGAAATGAGAAAGCTTAGAATAACAAGTACATGAAGCCTGCACATTGGGAGATTATTTGAGAATCAGTAGCTAAGCTTTTAGTTAAAATAGAGTAATATTTCATAAAGTAATGTGAGCAACACTGGCAAGGTGAAGCACAGTATCATAGCTATAGTAATGCCAAGTGATCACAGTGTAGTAGCAAATAATGgatttacaagtacatgtaaatgcagaGCTTGTATGTGCATGTGTATATGTcaatatatttttggaaaatggGAAATATATGAAATAGTTTTCCAGTGGAATTTTCCGATATAAACATTCTGATTTTTAATCTGAAttcaaaagagaataattttGTGTTTGGTAATGTGTGTTGTGGACTGACATTTCTTGGTGTCTATTTTAAGATTCTGGGCAGTGAATCAAGCAGTCAGATGTGTGATGATCCAGTCGACACGTCCAAACCTCTGGACATTTTAGAGGAAGAGGAACTAGAAAGGATCTCTGGGCTTCTCCAGCGGGACAACCTTGTCCGTGGGCTGGGAATCGTAGAGCACGTGTATCGTCTGCTGCACTGTACCCCGGGAACCATGGGGGTCCTTAAAACTGACACCCGGTCTCTCCCCCCTCCCCTGGTAAGTAAAACCTAACATATTAACCTCTGGCTCTCCTCAAGGTTTCAGTTCACTccactgttttattttttttgtgctGTGCTATGTATACAAACAACTTTTGCATCGACAGGTACACATACAAACGAATACCATAGTGACTAGGCCCGGCTCCCAGGTAAAATGCATGCCTGTTTCCCTGCCAACAATAACTGTCCAATATGGGTGTATTATCCCATtaatatttgttgttgtttagAGAGCTACATTATTCTGTGCTTTAGAAAAGTTCAATGTATTTGACAATGATGCACAGTTTTATTTCATGACACTTATCAAATGggcaagaaaaatatttaaacagttGTTGCTTTGGACATTCATGTATTAGACAAAGGCTAGCTTTTTAGTGGATCTTTGCTGCATAAAATATATGAGTAAAGCTGGGACAAGCAATGGTATCAGAAGTTGGAGGGTTTAGAATAATGGACGTTACTAGTTGGTAATCCATTTGGATCACGTTGTCATGGTTTCTCTGTTATCCATTTTTAGGCTCCAATGACTCGTCTCTCAGCTGAAGTTCAGTTGaccagaaatttgttttcggtACGGACAGTTCTTAAGTCGGTTGACTCTGGTTCTTCCAGATAAACTAATGCTTGTAAAAGTAGGCTATACACGTATCAATCATACTTTTCTGTAGATTTGGTGATAGTGAATTGTTGACAGTGTATGATTGACATATATGCTTG is part of the Crassostrea angulata isolate pt1a10 chromosome 3, ASM2561291v2, whole genome shotgun sequence genome and encodes:
- the LOC128175539 gene encoding uncharacterized protein LOC128175539 isoform X18, whose product is MTMSDPEAPPHDEDQSEHSYGEEEEAAQSSESSEGESEGEDSGYEANAGEGLLTLMDGDSILIQQPPMGEDEEEGDDDAKSCQLSSIVSAASTSSVTCDTGISTQADDETEYEGEGLTPSGPPPTDTEKKMDQDKKIVKKKKKKKKIYYICLTNCKYDVVRRVSRKFGFKEVSDDEDWTLYWTDYSVALERVMEMKKYQKINHFPGMSEICRKDLLARNLNRMNKMFPKEYNIFPKTWCLPADYGDFLAYTRQKKNKTYILKPETGCQGRGIWVTRNPKEIKPHEHMICQQYMAKPFLIDGFKFDLRIYTLVTSCDPLRIFLFKDGLARFATNKYIEPTHNNVDNVFMHLTNYAINKHSEDFIRDDEAGSKRRISTINRYLRDKGYDVDKMWADIDDVIIKTLISAHSILKHNYRTCFPNHVKGSACFEILGFDVLLDRKLRPQVLEVNHSPSFNTDSELDREIKGALVWDSLNLVNFGACDRRKCIEEEKRRIKDRLLGRGVKKETREELEIAQAQYLEVLERYENNHLGNFRRIYPNPGYEKYEKFFHSSGSLFQETAAFKARSEMARQQRDEIARKKEKMESMLKGKRNSSTGLRPESPSSRRKRSIKRAIVPTRRLTNARGNMEVCLKFPLVNRPDSQVYNLQQVFLNFPLHTRDQILGSESSSQMCDDPVDTSKPLDILEEEELERISGLLQRDNLVRGLGIVEHVYRLLHCTPGTMGVLKTDTRSLPPPLVHIQTNTIVTRPGSQAPMTRLSAEVQLTRNLFSSGRDYELTHRGLHFLNPCYHSTSSLHTALGQATALHPITHLTASTSKLPLPINREPVPPNPLANPPLKNSLSYTHLEPFSQTSAPLYTQPSYGSGRSTTSWQAKSGSLGSLNEKTVPSYQASDVHRLQIWRLVTPRWKKRSKFVRKPLGGSNRATSTTIIQDSEFRSNMAHLMDTEAERNRLLARNGYGSDWRSDSTTPSSLQKRTLSAHGQRKEGWRASQPTNQTLWQYHLDHIETDSNSGKTCVELPPPVNLPRVSSNHGPAGLSVVSAPAPVMQRPELGRPDTKSSGTSSALSRVGSQQSMPLEPQLGMGTSTRSTKSQRIRGASNSLRLRQLEMRENHAIVFS
- the LOC128175539 gene encoding tubulin polyglutamylase ttll6-like isoform X28, producing the protein MTMSDPEAPPHDEDQSEHSYGEEEEAAQSSESSEGESEGEDSGYEANAGEGLLTLMDGDSILIQQPPMGEDEEEGDDDAKSCQLSSIVSAASTSSVTCDTGISTQADDETEYEGEGLTPSGPPPTDTEKKMDQDKKIVKKKKKKKKIYYICLTNCKYDVVRRVSRKFGFKEVSDDEDWTLYWTDYSVALERVMEMKKYQKINHFPGMSEICRKDLLARNLNRMNKMFPKEYNIFPKTWCLPADYGDFLAYTRQKKNKTYILKPETGCQGRGIWVTRNPKEIKPHEHMICQQYMAKPFLIDGFKFDLRIYTLVTSCDPLRIFLFKDGLARFATNKYIEPTHNNVDNVFMHLTNYAINKHSEDFIRDDEAGSKRRISTINRYLRDKGYDVDKMWADIDDVIIKTLISAHSILKHNYRTCFPNHVKGSACFEILGFDVLLDRKLRPQVLEVNHSPSFNTDSELDREIKGALVWDSLNLVNFGACDRRKCIEEEKRRIKDRLLGRGVKKETREELEIAQAQYLEVLERYENNHLGNFRRIYPNPGYEKYEKFFHSSGSLFQETAAFKARSEMARQQRDEIARKKEKMESMLKGKRNSSTGLRPESPSSRRKRSIKRAIVPTRRLTNARGNMEVCLKFPLVNRPDSQVYNLQQVFLNFPLHTRDQILGSESSSQMCDDPVDTSKPLDILEEEELERISGLLQRDNLVRGLGIVEHVYRLLHCTPGTMGVLKTDTRSLPPPLVHIQTNTIVTRPGSQAPMTRLSAEVQLTRNLFSPSYGSGRSTTSWQAKSGSLGSLNEKTVPSYQRSKFVRKPLGGSNRATSTTIIQDSEFRSNMAHLMDTEAERNRLLARNGYGSDWRSDSTTPSSLQKRTLSAHGQRKEGWRASQPTNQTLWQYHLDHIETDSNSGKTCVELPPPVNLPRVSSNHGPAGLSVVSAPAPVMQRPELGRPDTKSSGTSSALSRVGSQQSMPLEPQLGMGTSTRSTKSQRIRGASNSLRLRQLEMRENHAIVFS
- the LOC128175539 gene encoding tubulin polyglutamylase ttll6-like isoform X24, whose translation is MTMSDPEAPPHDEDQSEHSYGEEEEAAQSSESSEGESEGEDSGYEANAGEGLLTLMDGDSILIQQPPMGEDEEEGDDDDTGISTQADDETEYEGEGLTPSGPPPTDTEKKMDQDKKIVKKKKKKKKIYYICLTNCKYDVVRRVSRKFGFKEVSDDEDWTLYWTDYSVALERVMEMKKYQKINHFPGMSEICRKDLLARNLNRMNKMFPKEYNIFPKTWCLPADYGDFLAYTRQKKNKTYILKPETGCQGRGIWVTRNPKEIKPHEHMICQQYMAKPFLIDGFKFDLRIYTLVTSCDPLRIFLFKDGLARFATNKYIEPTHNNVDNVFMHLTNYAINKHSEDFIRDDEAGSKRRISTINRYLRDKGYDVDKMWADIDDVIIKTLISAHSILKHNYRTCFPNHVKGSACFEILGFDVLLDRKLRPQVLEVNHSPSFNTDSELDREIKGALVWDSLNLVNFGACDRRKCIEEEKRRIKDRLLGRGVKKETREELEIAQAQYLEVLERYENNHLGNFRRIYPNPGYEKYEKFFHSSGSLFQETAAFKARSEMARQQRDEIARKKEKMESMLKGKRNSSTGLRPESPSSRRKRSIKRAIVPTRRLTNARGNMEILGSESSSQMCDDPVDTSKPLDILEEEELERISGLLQRDNLVRGLGIVEHVYRLLHCTPGTMGVLKTDTRSLPPPLVHIQTNTIVTRPGSQDHQRWLCSNRPTESCLAGRSAPIRIKDRQYYKKLLDRYFGHNHALANESLGKAEKKLLRQTAQTQMKMNGYQGNMFCPLRDDRQFPHVRLSYSTSDRKVVLSHQTSRPDDSEAEELFDLEPSYGSGRSTTSWQAKSGSLGSLNEKTVPSYQRSKFVRKPLGGSNRATSTTIIQDSEFRSNMAHLMDTEAERNRLLARNGYGSDWRSDSTTPSSLQKRTLSAHGQRKEGWRASQPTNQTLWQYHLDHIETDSNSGKTCVELPPPVNLPRVSSNHGPAGLSVVSAPAPVMQRPELGRPDTKSSGTSSALSRVGSQQSMPLEPQLGMGTSTRSTKSQRIRGASNSLRLRQLEMRENHAIVFS
- the LOC128175539 gene encoding uncharacterized protein LOC128175539 isoform X8 — translated: MTMSDPEAPPHDEDQSEHSYGEEEEAAQSSESSEGESEGEDSGYEANAGEGLLTLMDGDSILIQQPPMGEDEEEGDDDDTGISTQADDETEYEGEGLTPSGPPPTDTEKKMDQDKKIVKKKKKKKKIYYICLTNCKYDVVRRVSRKFGFKEVSDDEDWTLYWTDYSVALERVMEMKKYQKINHFPGMSEICRKDLLARNLNRMNKMFPKEYNIFPKTWCLPADYGDFLAYTRQKKNKTYILKPETGCQGRGIWVTRNPKEIKPHEHMICQQYMAKPFLIDGFKFDLRIYTLVTSCDPLRIFLFKDGLARFATNKYIEPTHNNVDNVFMHLTNYAINKHSEDFIRDDEAGSKRRISTINRYLRDKGYDVDKMWADIDDVIIKTLISAHSILKHNYRTCFPNHVKGSACFEILGFDVLLDRKLRPQVLEVNHSPSFNTDSELDREIKGALVWDSLNLVNFGACDRRKCIEEEKRRIKDRLLGRGVKKETREELEIAQAQYLEVLERYENNHLGNFRRIYPNPGYEKYEKFFHSSGSLFQETAAFKARSEMARQQRDEIARKKEKMESMLKGKRNSSTGLRPESPSSRRKRSIKRAIVPTRRLTNARGNMEVCLKFPLVNRPDSQVYNLQQVFLNFPLHTRDQILGSESSSQMCDDPVDTSKPLDILEEEELERISGLLQRDNLVRGLGIVEHVYRLLHCTPGTMGVLKTDTRSLPPPLVHIQTNTIVTRPGSQDHQRWLCSNRPTESCLAGRSAPIRIKDRQYYKKLLDRYFGHNHALANESLGKAEKKLLRQTAQTQMKMNGYQGNMFCPLRDDRQFPHVRLSYSTSDRKVVLSHQTSRPDDSEAEELFDLESGRDYELTHRGLHFLNPCYHSTSSLHTALGQATALHPITHLTASTSKLPLPINREPVPPNPLANPPLKNSLSYTHLEPFSQTSAPLYTQPSYGSGRSTTSWQAKSGSLGSLNEKTVPSYQASDVHRLQIWRLVTPRWKKRSKFVRKPLGGSNRATSTTIIQDSEFRSNMAHLMDTEAERNRLLARNGYGSDWRSDSTTPSSLQKRTLSAHGQRKEGWRASQPTNQTLWQYHLDHIETDSNSGKTCVELPPPVNLPRVSSNHGPAGLSVVSAPAPVMQRPELGRPDTKSSGTSSALSRVGSQQSMPLEPQLGMGTSTRSTKSQRIRGASNSLRLRQLEMRENHAIVFS